One Cohnella candidum genomic region harbors:
- a CDS encoding LysR family transcriptional regulator, which yields MDLTYLHTFRVVALHRSLTRAAAELGYAQSSVTMQMQKLEQYYDVKLFERSGRGLRLTSAGDELLKVALQMLELHQLSKESLARQSGGTLTIGTIDSVASYILPNIIQALRAEYPELSIRIVTGREQTMINGVKEGELDVCLLLENGPPETDLQWTTVREEPLVFLANPAETQKFPETLLLDELKDTEWIMAEESCNYRVMLERVLRKEGVSYRIALELGNPEAIKRCLAAGFGVSLLPRMAAEEEIRLGKLAVLPIRHPAIRLDLLLGLRPKKWISQPLRTFMEMIQS from the coding sequence ATGGATCTGACCTATCTCCATACTTTCCGGGTCGTGGCACTTCATCGAAGTCTTACGCGCGCCGCGGCGGAACTCGGCTATGCCCAATCCAGCGTGACCATGCAGATGCAGAAGCTGGAGCAGTATTACGATGTGAAGCTTTTCGAGCGGTCGGGGAGAGGGCTGCGCTTAACGAGCGCGGGCGACGAACTGCTGAAGGTCGCTTTGCAGATGCTTGAGCTCCACCAGCTGTCGAAAGAGTCGCTGGCGCGACAGAGCGGCGGGACGCTGACCATCGGGACGATCGATTCGGTCGCCTCGTACATCCTGCCGAACATCATTCAAGCGCTTAGAGCAGAATATCCTGAGCTTTCGATCCGGATTGTAACCGGCCGTGAACAAACGATGATCAACGGCGTGAAAGAAGGGGAGCTGGACGTCTGTCTGCTGCTGGAGAATGGCCCCCCGGAGACGGATCTCCAATGGACTACCGTCAGGGAGGAGCCGCTTGTCTTTCTTGCGAACCCGGCGGAGACACAGAAGTTTCCTGAAACGCTACTGTTAGACGAACTTAAAGACACAGAATGGATCATGGCGGAAGAAAGCTGCAATTACCGCGTGATGCTTGAGCGAGTGCTTCGTAAGGAAGGCGTCTCCTATCGAATCGCCTTGGAACTCGGCAATCCGGAGGCGATTAAGCGGTGCTTGGCAGCCGGCTTCGGTGTCTCGCTTCTCCCGCGCATGGCGGCGGAGGAAGAAATCCGTCTCGGCAAGCTTGCCGTATTGCCCATTCGTCATCCCGCAATCCGGTTGGATTTGCTGCTCGGCCTGCGACCCAAAAAGTGGATCTCGCAGCCGCTGAGGACGTTTATGGAAATGATTCAGTCATAA
- the dapA gene encoding 4-hydroxy-tetrahydrodipicolinate synthase: MLQAQDLKGIYVPVVTPFTPDGELDLPAYERYLRELLRHPIQGIVLNGTTGESPTVEWAEVETLFQVSRTVIGSLGIRMPIIVGTGTNDTRTTVMRTKAAGEWGADAVLVVTPYYSRPPEAGVFQHFQAIAETGVPVVVYEVPERTGIRLSAEMMGQILELDGVIGLKDATGGFALLEALAGRTTKPILAGSDDTFTDMLRRGASGGLLASAHLRTETFLSVYRLAAEGLYDESEAVFHTLLPLIRLLFRESNPAPLKWALAQTGMLASGGVRLPLVPITEELQEELSAVL; encoded by the coding sequence ATGCTTCAAGCGCAAGATTTAAAAGGGATTTACGTTCCGGTCGTCACTCCGTTTACCCCGGATGGAGAACTTGACCTGCCTGCTTATGAACGGTATCTCAGGGAACTGCTGCGACATCCGATTCAAGGGATCGTGCTAAACGGAACGACCGGCGAATCGCCGACGGTGGAATGGGCCGAGGTTGAAACGCTGTTTCAAGTTTCTCGGACGGTCATCGGGAGTCTTGGCATTCGCATGCCGATTATCGTCGGGACCGGCACCAACGATACGAGAACAACCGTGATGCGAACGAAAGCAGCCGGCGAGTGGGGTGCGGATGCGGTGTTGGTTGTCACTCCGTATTACAGCCGCCCGCCCGAGGCCGGGGTATTCCAGCACTTTCAAGCTATTGCCGAAACCGGCGTTCCTGTTGTGGTTTATGAGGTGCCAGAACGGACAGGGATTCGGCTGTCCGCCGAGATGATGGGACAGATCCTTGAACTGGACGGGGTGATCGGCCTGAAGGACGCGACGGGCGGCTTCGCATTGCTGGAGGCATTAGCTGGCCGTACGACAAAGCCGATTTTGGCCGGCTCCGACGACACGTTCACCGATATGCTCCGGCGCGGCGCAAGCGGAGGTTTGCTGGCTTCGGCTCATTTGCGCACGGAGACTTTTTTGAGCGTCTACCGCTTGGCGGCGGAAGGTTTATATGACGAATCGGAAGCGGTCTTTCATACGCTTCTCCCGCTCATCCGCCTTCTCTTCCGGGAGTCGAATCCTGCCCCGCTCAAGTGGGCGCTTGCCCAAACCGGAATGCTTGCCTCCGGTGGGGTGCGGCTGCCGCTTGTCCCGATTACCGAGGAACTTCAAGAGGAGTTGTCGGCGGTTCTATAA
- a CDS encoding DUF421 domain-containing protein, translating to MHEVTEIILRGIVAFVFLILLGPMIGKQLISQNGYLPFIGAITLGSVAGNLIFNIKIRFGYFLLSMAVFSTIILAFSYIAMKSSHTRKWVNGEPRVLIEKGKILENQLKKSLYTQDMLEQGLRKKDVFDLNEVEYAILETDGSLSVIKKAPTAP from the coding sequence GTGCACGAGGTTACGGAGATTATCTTACGAGGAATCGTCGCATTCGTCTTCCTCATCCTGCTGGGGCCAATGATCGGCAAACAGTTGATCAGCCAAAACGGATATCTCCCGTTCATCGGCGCGATAACCTTGGGATCCGTTGCGGGCAATTTGATCTTCAATATCAAAATACGGTTCGGCTACTTCCTGCTTTCGATGGCCGTATTCAGCACCATTATCCTAGCCTTCAGCTACATCGCGATGAAGAGCAGCCACACCAGAAAATGGGTCAATGGCGAGCCCAGAGTGTTGATAGAAAAAGGGAAAATTCTCGAGAACCAGCTGAAAAAATCGCTTTACACGCAAGACATGCTGGAACAGGGGCTGCGCAAAAAAGACGTATTCGACTTGAACGAAGTCGAATACGCCATTCTGGAAACGGACGGATCGTTATCCGTCATCAAGAAAGCGCCGACAGCACCGTAA
- a CDS encoding LysR family transcriptional regulator, with protein MIDFEWYRSFVFIYKHNSVSEAAKSRFMTQPAMSQHLASLEAEVGELLFVRTARKMIPTERGKLLYTEVAPLVEALEQTSADIKTSSLPSMKWIKIGSAPEFYQEKILPLLPKFGTCSISHFGTAEELLDNLDEDKVDLIITSKKFLKSGVEYLKLCEEEFAIVAPGHWVVPEANSLKAQEHWLAKQTWIAYGPELPMIRRLWREHFKKRPMLSTPYVVPNLHMILNLVELGAGLSVIPTYLLKPAKEGQVQVVYADLAVQNELFLAFKTKHKHIPEIQQIMKVIREHI; from the coding sequence GTGATCGATTTCGAGTGGTATCGAAGCTTCGTCTTTATCTATAAACACAACTCGGTGTCCGAAGCTGCCAAATCCCGGTTCATGACTCAGCCGGCTATGAGCCAGCATCTTGCCTCCTTGGAAGCCGAGGTCGGCGAGCTGCTGTTCGTCCGGACAGCCCGGAAAATGATCCCGACCGAGCGAGGCAAGCTGCTGTATACCGAGGTGGCTCCTCTTGTCGAAGCGCTGGAGCAGACGAGCGCGGATATCAAAACTTCCTCCCTTCCAAGCATGAAATGGATCAAAATAGGATCTGCGCCGGAGTTCTACCAAGAGAAAATCCTTCCCTTGCTGCCGAAATTCGGGACCTGCTCGATTTCCCATTTCGGAACAGCAGAGGAGCTTCTGGACAACCTGGATGAGGACAAGGTAGATCTCATCATTACCTCCAAAAAATTCCTGAAATCAGGAGTCGAGTACCTGAAGCTGTGCGAAGAGGAGTTCGCCATCGTCGCGCCAGGACATTGGGTGGTTCCTGAAGCAAACAGCTTGAAAGCACAAGAACACTGGCTCGCTAAACAGACGTGGATTGCGTACGGGCCGGAGCTGCCGATGATCCGGAGACTGTGGAGGGAACATTTTAAGAAGCGCCCTATGCTGTCCACGCCTTATGTTGTTCCGAATCTGCATATGATTCTCAATCTCGTCGAGTTAGGTGCGGGCCTGAGCGTGATTCCCACCTATTTACTAAAACCGGCGAAAGAAGGACAAGTACAAGTCGTTTATGCTGACTTAGCCGTGCAAAATGAACTGTTCTTAGCTTTTAAAACCAAACACAAGCATATTCCCGAAATTCAACAAATCATGAAGGTCATTCGCGAACACATTTGA
- a CDS encoding type 1 glutamine amidotransferase domain-containing protein — MSKNILMVVTSHSHIHEGKTTGIWLSEFAEAYMGFNEQGWDIVVASPLGGEAPVDPASVGEDTNPSFKEAAKRLENTVKLNDLTHESFDAIFLPGGHGAMYDLPADSKLQSLLRDFYESGKMVAAVCHGPAALVGTFLSDGSPLVAGKRVNAFTDREEAETALAPHLPFLLESRLRELGAIFVAAPNWSSHYESDGNLITGQNPQSTVAVTNAVIDHLRRGGITS, encoded by the coding sequence ATGTCGAAAAATATACTCATGGTGGTCACGAGCCACTCTCATATTCACGAAGGCAAAACGACGGGAATTTGGTTGTCGGAATTTGCGGAAGCTTATATGGGGTTCAACGAGCAAGGTTGGGACATCGTCGTAGCCAGCCCGCTTGGAGGAGAAGCGCCAGTGGATCCCGCAAGTGTAGGTGAGGACACGAATCCGTCATTTAAGGAAGCGGCGAAGAGATTGGAGAACACCGTGAAGCTGAACGATCTGACGCATGAAAGCTTTGACGCGATTTTCTTGCCGGGCGGGCACGGCGCGATGTACGACCTCCCGGCTGACAGCAAGTTACAATCGCTGCTGCGCGACTTCTACGAATCCGGCAAAATGGTCGCAGCTGTCTGCCACGGCCCTGCTGCCCTGGTCGGTACCTTCTTGTCTGACGGAAGCCCGCTGGTCGCCGGCAAACGGGTGAACGCGTTCACAGACCGGGAAGAGGCGGAGACGGCTCTGGCACCGCATCTCCCTTTTCTGCTGGAAAGCCGGCTCCGCGAGCTTGGAGCAATCTTCGTCGCCGCTCCAAACTGGTCTTCCCACTATGAATCCGACGGCAATCTGATTACCGGCCAAAATCCGCAATCTACGGTCGCGGTCACAAATGCTGTGATCGATCATCTTCGAAGAGGTGGGATTACATCTTGA
- a CDS encoding MFS transporter, with the protein MNSDGLTSAGSSSARRSSAIALYALTLGAFAIGMTEFIIMGLLPEVAVNLNVSIPKAGLLITGYALGVALGAPFITVATYKMPRKALLLLLMGIFIVGNALAALAPSYGVLMFARIVAALTHGSFFGVGSVVAAELVTKEKRAGAIALMFTGLTLANILGVPIGTFIGQEFGWRSTFWAITAIGIVALIGVMVLVPRIQAAPSRLSREIGVLSRPAVLVALLMTIFGFAGVFTAFTYIKPILVDISGFPVDSVSYILVLFGVGITLGNIYGGKLADRKLLPSLIGILVFLVAVLALLGAVDHWKIATLIAIFLLGVAAFGTVPGLQLHMLNTAKEAPTLASTLNIAAFNLGNALGAYLGGIVIEYGIGGGLEAVPWTASLVTVAGILFTLWGYRQNHRA; encoded by the coding sequence TTGAATTCGGACGGCTTGACCAGCGCGGGTTCGTCCTCTGCGCGACGCAGCTCCGCGATTGCCTTATACGCGCTGACGCTTGGCGCATTCGCCATCGGAATGACCGAATTTATTATCATGGGTCTGCTCCCGGAAGTCGCGGTGAACCTGAACGTCTCCATTCCGAAAGCGGGGCTTCTCATTACGGGGTATGCGCTCGGGGTGGCCCTCGGCGCACCCTTCATCACCGTCGCCACTTACAAAATGCCGCGAAAAGCACTCCTGTTGCTCCTCATGGGGATTTTCATCGTGGGCAACGCCCTCGCGGCTCTCGCTCCATCTTATGGAGTGCTTATGTTCGCCCGGATCGTCGCGGCGCTAACGCACGGCTCGTTCTTCGGGGTCGGGTCCGTGGTCGCTGCGGAGCTGGTTACGAAAGAGAAGCGCGCCGGCGCGATTGCCTTGATGTTCACCGGGCTTACGCTCGCGAACATCCTCGGCGTGCCGATCGGCACATTCATCGGCCAGGAATTCGGCTGGCGATCGACATTCTGGGCCATCACGGCCATCGGGATCGTGGCGCTGATCGGCGTTATGGTTCTCGTCCCCCGCATTCAAGCCGCGCCTTCCCGCTTGAGCCGGGAGATCGGCGTATTGTCACGTCCCGCGGTGCTGGTGGCGCTGTTGATGACGATTTTCGGTTTCGCCGGCGTATTCACCGCGTTCACCTACATTAAACCGATATTGGTGGACATCAGCGGATTTCCGGTCGACTCGGTCTCCTACATTCTCGTGCTGTTCGGAGTCGGGATTACACTTGGCAACATTTACGGGGGTAAATTGGCCGACCGCAAACTGTTGCCTTCTCTGATCGGCATTCTCGTATTCTTGGTCGCCGTGCTTGCCCTGCTTGGGGCCGTGGATCACTGGAAAATCGCCACCCTGATCGCCATTTTCCTCCTCGGAGTAGCGGCCTTCGGAACTGTGCCGGGACTTCAGCTTCACATGTTAAACACGGCAAAGGAAGCGCCGACCCTAGCCTCGACGCTAAACATCGCGGCGTTTAACCTCGGGAACGCCCTCGGCGCTTATCTGGGTGGAATCGTCATTGAATACGGAATTGGCGGCGGGCTGGAAGCCGTCCCTTGGACCGCTTCCCTCGTTACTGTCGCGGGCATACTGTTCACCTTGTGGGGATATCGCCAGAACCACAGGGCATAA
- the queE gene encoding 7-carboxy-7-deazaguanine synthase QueE has protein sequence MASNRFPIMEIFGPTIQGEGMVIGQKTMFVRTAGCDYSCSWCDSAFTWDGTGKQDIRMLMASEIFQELSRIGGESFSHVTLSGGNPALLPQLNELIDLLHENGIAVALETQGSLWRDWFLQIDELTLSPKPPSSGMQTDWDILDELVSRLSDHNRCFCLKVVVFDDADIRFAEEVHRRYPEVSMFLQAGNNDIMETDSTVLLKRLMKCYEWLVQSVMASTVLRSVRVLPQLHTWLWGNKRGV, from the coding sequence ATGGCATCTAATCGGTTCCCAATCATGGAGATATTCGGCCCCACCATCCAAGGGGAAGGAATGGTCATCGGGCAGAAAACCATGTTTGTCCGCACAGCAGGCTGCGACTATTCCTGTTCCTGGTGTGATTCCGCCTTTACTTGGGACGGAACGGGCAAGCAAGACATCCGCATGCTGATGGCCTCGGAAATCTTCCAAGAACTATCTCGTATAGGCGGCGAGTCTTTTTCTCATGTGACGCTGTCAGGAGGGAATCCTGCACTTCTTCCTCAACTAAATGAACTCATTGATCTGCTGCACGAAAATGGGATTGCCGTTGCATTGGAGACGCAGGGCAGCCTATGGCGGGATTGGTTCCTCCAAATTGACGAGTTGACTTTGTCCCCGAAACCGCCCAGTTCGGGGATGCAAACCGATTGGGATATTCTCGACGAACTGGTTTCTAGGCTTTCGGACCATAACCGCTGCTTTTGTCTGAAAGTAGTTGTGTTCGACGACGCAGACATTCGATTCGCAGAAGAGGTTCACCGTCGGTATCCGGAAGTGTCCATGTTTTTGCAGGCGGGGAATAACGATATAATGGAAACCGATTCGACCGTATTGTTGAAGCGTTTGATGAAATGTTATGAATGGTTGGTCCAAAGTGTAATGGCATCAACGGTGCTTAGATCGGTAAGAGTTTTACCGCAGCTTCATACCTGGTTATGGGGCAACAAACGTGGAGTGTAA
- the queD gene encoding 6-carboxytetrahydropterin synthase QueD, which produces MIQQIYPSVVHPFCYELNKDLQFAAAHYVPSDAAGKCSRVHGHTYFVNVTIAGNDLDAAGFLVNFSEIKKLIHDCFDHSLLNDHHAYFKDEDPERFPTSEVLARTVYEIIQAYLDRSENKPRCLQVFLRETPTSYVVYLPRAGDSYGI; this is translated from the coding sequence ATGATTCAACAAATTTATCCATCCGTCGTCCATCCTTTTTGCTATGAATTGAATAAGGATCTGCAATTTGCCGCAGCGCATTATGTGCCGTCCGACGCTGCGGGGAAATGCAGCCGTGTGCACGGACATACCTATTTCGTCAATGTCACGATTGCCGGCAACGATCTGGATGCAGCCGGATTTTTGGTTAATTTCTCGGAAATCAAGAAGCTGATCCATGACTGTTTCGATCATTCGCTGTTGAATGACCATCATGCTTATTTTAAAGATGAGGATCCGGAACGGTTCCCTACATCGGAGGTTCTGGCCAGAACGGTATACGAAATCATCCAGGCTTATCTTGACCGTTCCGAGAATAAGCCCCGGTGTTTACAGGTTTTCTTAAGGGAAACCCCGACAAGTTATGTGGTGTACCTTCCTAGAGCAGGTGATTCCTATGGCATCTAA
- the queC gene encoding 7-cyano-7-deazaguanine synthase QueC, which yields MKQHKAVVVFSGGQDSTTCLFWAMQRFGEVEAVTFDYGQRHRLELDCAAQIAKEQKVRHHVLDMALLNQLAPNALTRQDISIEHDEGALPTTFVDGRNLLFLTFAAILAKQIGARHIVTGVCETDFSGYPDCRDVFIKSLNVTLNLAMEYPFVIETPLMWLTKADTWRMADELGVLEYVRERTLTCYNGIVAEGCGECPSCLLRKKGLEEYLLKKKEGLSDDSTNLSIRRPSFLL from the coding sequence ATGAAACAACATAAAGCAGTCGTTGTTTTTAGCGGCGGTCAAGATAGCACGACATGTTTGTTTTGGGCCATGCAACGGTTTGGCGAGGTGGAGGCTGTAACGTTCGATTACGGGCAGCGGCATCGTCTTGAACTCGATTGTGCGGCTCAAATCGCGAAGGAACAGAAGGTACGGCATCATGTATTGGATATGGCTCTTCTGAATCAACTGGCGCCCAATGCTTTGACCAGGCAGGATATTTCCATTGAACATGATGAAGGGGCGTTACCGACGACCTTTGTGGATGGACGAAACTTGTTGTTTTTGACGTTTGCCGCGATATTGGCGAAACAGATCGGGGCGAGACATATTGTAACCGGGGTATGCGAGACGGACTTCAGTGGTTACCCGGATTGCCGGGACGTATTTATCAAATCGCTGAATGTAACGTTAAATCTGGCGATGGAGTACCCATTCGTCATCGAAACGCCGCTGATGTGGTTGACCAAAGCGGATACATGGAGAATGGCCGACGAACTCGGCGTGCTGGAATATGTGCGGGAGAGGACGCTTACTTGCTATAACGGCATCGTGGCCGAAGGCTGCGGAGAATGCCCGTCATGCCTTCTTCGTAAGAAGGGGTTGGAGGAATATCTTCTGAAGAAAAAGGAGGGGCTCAGTGATGATTCAACAAATTTATCCATCCGTCGTCCATCCTTTTTGCTATGA
- a CDS encoding helix-turn-helix transcriptional regulator, whose protein sequence is MKEGSSPETLSLGEFLRARRERLTPEDVGLPFYGRRRTPGLRREEVAQMAHIGTSWYTSLEQGRVSNPSDQVLDSLAIALRLSSGERRHLYTLARPVERELVHASQEVTLGLERTVLALDPNPALVLGSSWDMLLWNKAAELVFRLPAFTKDRVLKPNWLRRFLTDSETRRNNPDWEAKAQVMIARFRADYAYFQQDSRFNELIEELLRTSEAFREHWPKHDVQITVDCHKRWTNPSIGEMEFEYVTLQQPDHPGIKIVIYTASPATGLRLKDLLEM, encoded by the coding sequence GTGAAGGAAGGTTCTTCCCCAGAAACGCTTTCGTTAGGTGAGTTTTTGCGAGCACGTCGAGAACGACTTACTCCGGAAGATGTGGGGCTGCCGTTCTATGGCCGACGCCGGACGCCAGGGCTTCGCCGTGAAGAAGTGGCACAGATGGCCCACATCGGTACTTCGTGGTACACATCCTTAGAGCAGGGGAGAGTGTCCAATCCGTCCGATCAGGTACTGGACAGCTTAGCCATTGCGCTGCGATTATCAAGTGGGGAGAGACGCCATCTCTATACGCTTGCAAGGCCCGTGGAGCGGGAGCTTGTCCACGCGAGTCAAGAGGTGACGCTTGGGTTGGAACGTACGGTGCTTGCCCTCGATCCGAATCCTGCGCTCGTTTTGGGGAGTAGCTGGGACATGCTGCTATGGAACAAAGCGGCGGAGTTGGTGTTCAGACTGCCGGCATTCACGAAGGACAGGGTATTAAAACCGAATTGGCTGCGCAGATTTCTAACGGATTCCGAAACTAGGAGGAACAACCCGGATTGGGAGGCCAAAGCGCAGGTCATGATTGCCAGATTTCGTGCGGATTATGCGTACTTCCAACAAGATTCGAGGTTTAACGAGCTCATCGAGGAACTGCTGCGGACGAGTGAAGCGTTCCGTGAGCATTGGCCGAAGCATGACGTTCAAATCACAGTCGATTGCCATAAGCGATGGACGAACCCCAGTATCGGTGAAATGGAATTCGAGTATGTAACCTTGCAGCAGCCAGATCATCCGGGAATCAAAATTGTGATTTATACTGCTTCACCTGCAACGGGTCTTCGTCTGAAGGATTTGCTGGAAATGTAA
- a CDS encoding NAD-dependent epimerase/dehydratase family protein — MILITGGLGFIGTHTTRALLDLGETCVLTQYRTSDIPSFIKSELGKRAFIEQVDITDPSAFLEIGKRRNISGIIHLAMPGSGVTGLFDKLRAHHESLQNVLQAAHQWGVPRVSISSAIGVYMGVSESPFREDMPLPMSADNPFTAFKKSSELIASYIARSAGFEVVNLRIAGIWGPMQKSAANLVVAPKLVQAAVSGMPANFSNTASSHLLDAYDMCYVKDCARAIALLQTAQQLNHSTYNIGSGRIIRNEEFVAAIHRIIPDAEISLPKGHRLDVCLDITRIRQDTGYEPAYDIERGIADYIGWLRSGNVV; from the coding sequence ATGATTCTAATTACTGGCGGCTTAGGATTCATCGGCACTCACACGACAAGAGCACTGCTTGATCTTGGCGAGACCTGCGTGCTTACGCAGTATCGAACCTCCGATATCCCGAGCTTTATCAAAAGCGAACTCGGCAAGCGCGCGTTCATAGAGCAGGTAGATATTACGGATCCATCGGCATTCCTTGAGATCGGTAAGCGCCGCAACATTTCTGGAATCATCCACTTGGCGATGCCGGGTTCCGGTGTGACCGGTCTCTTTGATAAGCTTCGTGCACATCATGAAAGCCTGCAAAACGTTCTGCAGGCGGCTCATCAATGGGGCGTCCCCCGGGTCAGCATCAGCAGCGCAATTGGCGTCTATATGGGCGTGAGTGAAAGCCCGTTCCGTGAGGATATGCCGCTGCCAATGTCCGCAGACAATCCCTTCACGGCCTTCAAAAAGAGCTCCGAACTAATCGCGTCTTATATCGCCCGTAGCGCGGGCTTTGAGGTGGTGAACCTTCGAATCGCAGGTATCTGGGGCCCTATGCAAAAGTCAGCTGCCAACCTTGTCGTCGCCCCCAAGCTTGTCCAAGCTGCAGTAAGCGGGATGCCGGCTAATTTTTCAAACACGGCTTCATCTCATCTCTTGGATGCGTACGATATGTGTTACGTCAAAGATTGTGCCCGAGCCATTGCACTCCTCCAAACCGCTCAGCAACTGAACCACAGCACCTACAACATCGGTTCGGGACGTATCATCCGGAATGAAGAGTTCGTCGCGGCAATCCACCGTATCATCCCGGACGCAGAGATTTCTCTGCCCAAGGGTCACCGTTTGGACGTTTGCCTCGACATCACTCGCATTCGACAAGATACGGGATACGAGCCTGCATACGACATCGAGCGGGGGATTGCAGATTATATTGGTTGGTTACGTTCGGGGAATGTGGTGTAA